A part of Planococcus sp. MB-3u-03 genomic DNA contains:
- a CDS encoding prepilin-type N-terminal cleavage/methylation domain-containing protein, with protein sequence MLKSSSGFTLIEMLLVLMAVGISASLVVASAASLERKREEDRFFALLEQDIHYAQSQSYSLSTSVTLVLEPQARL encoded by the coding sequence ATCCTAAAAAGCAGTTCAGGCTTTACATTGATTGAAATGCTACTGGTGTTGATGGCGGTCGGAATCAGTGCCTCACTTGTTGTGGCTTCTGCTGCATCGCTCGAAAGAAAGCGGGAAGAAGACCGTTTTTTCGCATTGCTGGAGCAAGATATTCATTATGCGCAAAGCCAGAGTTATTCACTCAGTACATCCGTAACTTTGGTTTTGGAACCACAAGCCAGGTTATGA
- a CDS encoding GspH/FimT family protein yields MPKSIHLNAASNIRQVYFTPSGSIFQPGTMRFSTSTGERTVTIHLEKGVWWFQNDKGISMAETMLSLFMVFLVFGSLLPLAHEMQVRLELKKERLTAYETLHEAAKTIASAGSTEGQRSVNGILYSWQAEGPCVDYVDFQGKQVRLCIE; encoded by the coding sequence ATGCCGAAATCGATCCACTTGAACGCGGCCAGCAATATTCGTCAAGTATACTTCACGCCGAGTGGGTCGATTTTCCAGCCAGGCACAATGCGCTTTTCGACCAGCACCGGTGAAAGGACGGTGACAATCCATCTTGAAAAGGGCGTGTGGTGGTTTCAAAATGACAAGGGCATCTCTATGGCGGAAACGATGCTCAGCCTGTTTATGGTATTTCTCGTATTCGGTTCGCTCCTGCCGCTAGCCCATGAGATGCAGGTCAGGCTCGAACTGAAGAAAGAGCGTCTCACGGCTTATGAGACTTTGCATGAAGCGGCAAAAACCATTGCCTCTGCAGGCAGTACAGAAGGCCAGCGCTCAGTGAACGGCATCTTGTATTCCTGGCAAGCGGAAGGCCCTTGTGTTGACTACGTGGATTTTCAAGGCAAGCAGGTGCGTCTATGCATCGAGTGA
- a CDS encoding ComGF family competence protein, whose protein sequence is MHRVNIRSSKGFTFLDSLLELLALSIMLPLAVLFYLFSTHFMLDLDSGATEFRLFTLELQQYLNGSEQIYIVRDGKGMRIVQGAIVYDVELYGSVVRKRKNQLGHEIMLTDVKNSMFQLEGKRLTIQLEFQSGAKEEVDYALALPD, encoded by the coding sequence ATGCATCGAGTGAACATTCGTTCATCAAAAGGATTTACGTTTCTTGACAGCCTATTGGAGTTGTTGGCATTGTCGATTATGCTGCCGCTTGCCGTCCTGTTTTATTTATTCAGCACACATTTTATGTTAGATCTGGATTCCGGCGCCACGGAGTTCCGTTTGTTTACGCTGGAGCTGCAGCAGTATCTGAATGGCAGCGAACAAATTTATATCGTGCGCGATGGGAAAGGCATGCGCATTGTCCAAGGCGCCATTGTTTACGATGTCGAATTGTACGGTAGCGTCGTACGTAAGCGGAAAAACCAGCTCGGTCATGAAATCATGCTGACCGATGTGAAAAACAGCATGTTTCAATTAGAAGGCAAGCGTTTAACCATTCAGCTGGAATTCCAAAGCGGCGCAAAAGAGGAGGTCGATTATGCGCTTGCGCTTCCTGACTAG
- a CDS encoding shikimate kinase: MNRIYLIGFMGCGKSAVGRRLSFLLKMPYYDMDKEIVRQMGMTIPEIFERFGEEYFRNLETEFLQNLQQDHCIISTGGGVTMRKVNQRLMRQTGLVLFLDAPFKEIWRRIHKDPNRPIVRRSTREEIEALHKSRYRDYKRTAHITIRTEHRTLRQITQYAAFQVKRLKTNDQHA, from the coding sequence ATGAACAGAATATATTTAATCGGTTTTATGGGCTGTGGAAAAAGTGCGGTCGGCAGGAGGCTAAGTTTTTTATTGAAAATGCCTTATTATGACATGGACAAAGAAATTGTCCGTCAAATGGGCATGACGATACCGGAAATCTTCGAACGTTTCGGCGAAGAATATTTCAGGAATCTCGAAACGGAATTTTTGCAAAATTTGCAACAGGATCATTGCATCATCTCTACTGGCGGCGGGGTTACGATGCGCAAAGTGAACCAGCGTCTCATGCGCCAGACAGGGCTCGTGTTATTTTTGGATGCGCCTTTCAAGGAAATTTGGCGGCGTATTCACAAAGACCCGAACCGCCCGATCGTCAGGCGCTCGACGCGCGAGGAAATCGAAGCGCTCCATAAATCGCGTTACCGCGATTACAAACGGACGGCGCATATTACCATCCGGACCGAACACCGCACGCTGCGGCAGATTACCCAATATGCTGCATTTCAAGTTAAACGGCTGAAGACGAATGATCAGCACGCATAA
- the gcvPB gene encoding aminomethyl-transferring glycine dehydrogenase subunit GcvPB: protein MHKDNQPLIFEMTKQGRVGYSLPELDVPEVDLTELLGQELVREEFAELPEVSELDIMRHYTALSKRNHGVDSGFYPLGSCTMKYNPKINESVARYSGFANIHPLQEESTVQGAMELMYDLQEHLKEITGMDEVTLQPAAGAHGEWTGLMMIRAFHEANGDFNRTKVIVPDSAHGTNPASATVAGFETVTVKSNEHGLVDLEDLKRVVGDDTAALMLTNPNTLGLFEEDILEMASIIHKVGGKLYYDGANLNAVMSKARPGDMGFDVVHLNLHKTFTGPHGGGGPGSGPVGVNADLIPYLPKPILIKTEEGFTFDYNRPESIGRVKPFYGNFGINVRAYTYIRTMGPDGLKKVTEYAVLNANYMMRRLAPHFDLPYDRHCKHEFVLSGRRQKKLGVRTLDMAKRLLDFGYHPPTIYFPLNVEEGMMIEPTETESKETLDDFIDAMIQIAREVEENPEIVQNAPHTTVINRLDETKAARKPVLRYQKPADSE from the coding sequence ATGCATAAAGACAACCAGCCACTCATTTTTGAAATGACCAAACAAGGCCGTGTCGGCTACAGCTTGCCGGAACTTGATGTGCCGGAAGTGGATTTGACTGAATTGCTCGGCCAAGAACTAGTACGCGAAGAGTTTGCCGAACTGCCGGAAGTCTCGGAACTCGACATCATGCGTCATTACACAGCACTTTCAAAACGCAACCACGGCGTCGATTCCGGATTCTACCCGCTCGGCTCGTGCACAATGAAATACAATCCGAAAATCAATGAATCCGTTGCCCGTTACTCCGGATTCGCGAACATCCACCCGCTGCAGGAAGAATCGACTGTCCAAGGCGCGATGGAATTGATGTATGACCTTCAGGAACACTTGAAGGAAATTACCGGCATGGACGAAGTGACACTTCAGCCGGCCGCTGGTGCGCACGGTGAATGGACGGGCCTCATGATGATCCGTGCTTTCCACGAAGCGAATGGTGATTTCAACCGCACGAAAGTCATTGTGCCGGATTCTGCCCACGGAACAAACCCAGCTTCTGCGACAGTCGCTGGTTTCGAGACAGTGACTGTGAAATCGAACGAACACGGTCTTGTCGACCTGGAAGACTTGAAGCGCGTAGTCGGAGACGATACAGCGGCACTCATGCTGACGAACCCGAACACGCTCGGCCTTTTCGAAGAAGATATCCTTGAAATGGCATCGATCATCCACAAAGTCGGCGGCAAGCTGTATTACGACGGAGCGAATTTGAACGCGGTCATGTCAAAAGCACGCCCTGGCGATATGGGCTTTGATGTCGTCCATTTGAACTTGCATAAAACCTTCACCGGCCCGCACGGCGGTGGCGGCCCAGGATCCGGACCAGTCGGCGTCAACGCAGACCTGATCCCGTATTTGCCGAAGCCGATCCTCATCAAGACCGAGGAAGGCTTCACATTCGATTACAACCGCCCTGAGTCCATCGGGCGCGTCAAGCCGTTCTATGGCAACTTCGGCATCAATGTCCGTGCCTATACCTATATCCGCACAATGGGGCCGGACGGCTTGAAAAAAGTGACGGAATACGCTGTATTGAACGCCAATTATATGATGCGCCGCCTCGCGCCTCATTTCGATTTGCCATACGACCGCCATTGCAAGCATGAATTTGTGCTTAGCGGACGCCGCCAGAAAAAACTCGGCGTCAGAACGCTCGATATGGCAAAACGCCTGCTTGACTTCGGTTACCATCCGCCGACGATCTACTTCCCGCTTAACGTGGAAGAAGGCATGATGATTGAGCCTACCGAGACGGAATCGAAAGAAACGCTCGATGACTTTATCGATGCGATGATCCAAATTGCGCGTGAAGTGGAAGAAAACCCGGAGATCGTCCAAAATGCACCGCATACGACGGTCATCAACCGGTTGGATGAAACGAAAGCGGCTCGTAAGCCAGTTCTTCGTTATCAGAAACCTGCAGACAGCGAATGA
- a CDS encoding rhodanese-like domain-containing protein, translated as MELLYITLGVVIAILIFAVVSFLRIRKAVTDLNQEEFIQGYRKAQLIDVREPKDFAAGHILGARNIPQSQLRQRYKEIRADKPVYLYDQNGARSGRVALFLKKKGYEQLFQLQGGFKKWTGKIKSK; from the coding sequence GTGGAATTATTGTATATCACATTGGGTGTCGTCATTGCCATCCTCATCTTTGCGGTCGTCTCCTTCCTGCGCATCCGCAAAGCAGTCACCGATCTGAACCAGGAAGAATTCATTCAAGGCTACCGAAAAGCGCAGCTCATCGATGTCCGGGAACCAAAAGATTTCGCAGCCGGCCATATTCTTGGGGCGCGCAACATCCCGCAATCGCAATTGCGCCAGCGCTACAAGGAAATCCGTGCCGACAAACCGGTCTATCTTTATGACCAGAACGGGGCAAGAAGCGGACGCGTTGCACTGTTCCTGAAGAAAAAAGGCTATGAGCAATTATTCCAATTGCAGGGCGGCTTCAAAAAATGGACAGGCAAAATTAAATCCAAATAA
- a CDS encoding vitamin B12-dependent ribonucleotide reductase, with protein sequence MVSATQSEYTLNVESLNKDIEAFPQVHAVTKDMKKTHKGVSRLVMIDRYSFKDTSKSTLKPGDFVVLTVKEDPKFPARGLGYIVSIDQDANKARVWIEEDYRSAIDNPEEVEQGIVNRPIDVIEKPLEVFYEQIAKRNATGLSAVEKTPEKQSEWFTKFYEQLVNLNFVPAGRVLYGAGADTDVTYFNCYVMPFVADSREGISDHRKQVMEIMSRGGGVGTNGSTLRPRNTLARGVNGKSSGSVSWLDDIAKLTHLVEQGGSRRGAQMIMLADWHPDIAEFIISKMQNPRILRYLIENSEDETIKRLANDKLKFKPLTEQEEAMYQGLLNYRTIPGMGGFNEKIMRDAETKLRDGGTFSVHNEEFLTGANISVTLTKDFMEAVEKDEDFELRFPAVESYSKEEMAVYNEEWHKIGDVRDWEKMGHKVRTYRVIKARELWNLINVCATYSAEPGIFFIDNANEKTNATAYGQKVVATNPCGEQPLAPYSVCNLAAVNLARFADPKTKQVDFEALKETVRVGVRMQDNVIDATPYFLEENRIQALGERRVGLGVMGLADLLIYSDREYGSPEGNELVDEIFKTIAVAAYEASTELAEERGSFPFLVGETDAETENLRRAFTETGFMQGMPEEIRQAVLDKGIRNSHLLTVAPTGSTGTMVGVSTGLEPYYSFTYYRSGRLGKFIEVKADIVREYLKNNPDADEDNLPQAFITSMDLAPEAHADVQCIIQRWIDSSISKTVNAPKGYTVEQVEGVYERLYKGGAKGGTVYVDGSRDSQVLTLKAEDNTFEEDHQEEDTGKRPVVLIDTIQDLRSTNVTIGSEVGNTCPVCRKGTVEEMGGCNTCTNCAAQLKCGL encoded by the coding sequence ATGGTTTCCGCCACACAATCCGAATATACATTAAACGTCGAGTCCCTGAACAAAGACATTGAAGCTTTCCCGCAAGTCCACGCGGTAACGAAGGACATGAAGAAAACCCATAAAGGCGTATCCCGCCTGGTCATGATTGACCGCTATTCCTTCAAGGACACTAGCAAAAGTACATTGAAGCCTGGCGATTTCGTCGTGTTGACAGTCAAGGAAGACCCGAAATTTCCAGCGCGCGGCCTCGGATATATCGTCTCGATCGACCAAGACGCGAACAAAGCACGCGTCTGGATCGAAGAAGATTACCGCAGCGCCATCGACAACCCTGAAGAAGTAGAGCAAGGCATCGTCAACCGACCGATTGATGTCATCGAAAAACCGCTCGAAGTATTTTACGAGCAAATCGCCAAACGTAATGCCACTGGGCTTTCTGCAGTCGAGAAAACCCCTGAAAAGCAAAGCGAATGGTTCACGAAATTCTATGAGCAGCTCGTTAACTTGAATTTCGTCCCTGCCGGCCGTGTGCTGTACGGGGCAGGCGCTGACACCGACGTCACGTATTTCAACTGCTACGTCATGCCATTTGTCGCTGATTCACGCGAAGGCATCTCAGACCACCGCAAGCAAGTGATGGAAATCATGAGCCGTGGAGGCGGTGTCGGAACGAACGGATCGACACTTCGCCCGCGCAATACACTGGCTCGTGGCGTCAACGGCAAATCATCCGGTTCTGTTTCATGGCTCGATGATATCGCGAAGCTGACGCATCTGGTCGAACAAGGTGGCTCACGCCGCGGCGCCCAGATGATCATGCTTGCTGATTGGCATCCGGATATCGCGGAATTCATCATTTCCAAAATGCAAAACCCGCGTATTTTGCGCTATTTGATCGAAAACAGCGAAGACGAAACGATCAAACGCCTGGCGAACGATAAATTGAAATTCAAGCCTTTAACTGAACAGGAAGAAGCGATGTATCAAGGTTTGCTCAACTACCGGACCATTCCGGGCATGGGTGGATTCAATGAAAAAATCATGCGCGATGCGGAAACGAAATTGCGCGATGGCGGCACATTCTCCGTTCATAACGAAGAATTCCTCACTGGCGCCAATATTTCCGTCACCTTGACGAAAGACTTCATGGAAGCAGTCGAAAAAGACGAAGATTTCGAATTGCGCTTCCCGGCAGTTGAATCGTATTCGAAAGAAGAAATGGCAGTTTATAACGAAGAATGGCATAAGATCGGCGATGTCCGCGATTGGGAAAAAATGGGCCATAAAGTCCGGACATACCGCGTGATCAAAGCGCGCGAACTATGGAACTTGATCAATGTATGCGCGACATATTCTGCAGAACCTGGCATCTTCTTCATCGATAATGCCAATGAAAAAACGAACGCCACTGCATACGGCCAAAAAGTCGTAGCGACGAACCCGTGTGGTGAACAACCGCTTGCGCCTTATTCCGTGTGTAACTTGGCGGCCGTCAACTTGGCACGCTTTGCAGATCCGAAAACGAAGCAAGTGGATTTTGAAGCACTCAAAGAAACGGTGCGCGTCGGTGTGCGCATGCAAGACAATGTCATCGATGCAACTCCTTATTTCTTAGAAGAAAACCGCATCCAGGCACTTGGCGAACGGCGTGTAGGCCTTGGCGTCATGGGCCTTGCTGACCTGCTCATCTATTCGGACCGTGAATACGGCTCTCCAGAAGGCAACGAGTTGGTCGATGAGATCTTCAAGACGATTGCAGTCGCAGCTTATGAAGCTTCTACAGAGCTCGCTGAAGAACGCGGCAGCTTCCCGTTCCTCGTCGGCGAAACAGATGCAGAAACGGAGAACTTGCGCCGTGCATTTACCGAAACCGGCTTTATGCAAGGAATGCCAGAAGAAATCCGTCAAGCGGTGCTCGACAAAGGGATCCGCAACTCCCATCTATTGACGGTTGCGCCGACAGGCTCGACTGGCACAATGGTTGGCGTATCGACAGGCTTGGAACCATATTATTCATTTACTTATTACCGCAGCGGGCGTCTCGGGAAATTCATCGAAGTAAAAGCGGATATCGTCCGTGAATACTTGAAGAACAACCCGGACGCGGATGAAGACAATTTGCCGCAGGCGTTCATTACGTCGATGGACCTCGCGCCTGAAGCACATGCTGATGTCCAGTGCATCATCCAGCGCTGGATCGATTCCTCGATCTCGAAAACGGTCAATGCGCCGAAAGGCTATACCGTCGAACAAGTTGAAGGTGTCTATGAGCGTCTCTACAAAGGCGGTGCCAAAGGCGGCACAGTCTACGTCGACGGCAGCCGTGATTCACAAGTGCTGACATTAAAAGCTGAAGACAATACGTTCGAAGAAGACCACCAAGAAGAAGACACTGGCAAGCGCCCGGTCGTCTTGATCGACACGATCCAAGACTTGCGCTCGACCAATGTCACGATCGGATCGGAAGTAGGGAATACTTGCCCTGTCTGCCGTAAAGGGACAGTGGAAGAAATGGGCGGATGCAATACATGCACGAACTGCGCAGCCCAATTGAAATGCGGACTGTAA